The stretch of DNA GCCGTCCGCCTTCCCCGGGTAGAGGAACAACTGGGCGAGCCGCGTCTGCAGTTCCGTCACCTCCGAGCCCTGGTCGCCGCGGCGCAGTACCGGGGCGGGGGCCGCCGGGGCGCTGGCGCGCATCGTCGTCGCGGTCTGCGTCGGCCCGTCCGGCTCCGACCCCGTGCCGGGAGCGTTCCCCTCCTGGGATCCGGACGGCGACGGCTCCGCCGTCCCCGTCCCCGACTCCGAGGCCGACGCGGACGGCGAGGCGTTCGCGCCGGGCGACGGCGGCTCGCTCGCCGTCGTCGGCGCCGACGACGCGTACGACGGCGCGGCGGCCGTCGGCGCGGATGCCGTGGGTGTCTCCACCCACACGTCCGGCACGCTCTCCCGCACCTGACGGGAGGCATGGTCCCGCTCCGGCGACTCGTAGGAGAACAGCCCGCTCGCGAACCCGGCCCCCGCCACGATCGTGGCCACGACCGCGCACGCGGCGAGTACGACGACGGGGCGGGTCCGCCGGCCGCCGCGGTGGCTGCCCGCCCGGCCCTTGGGGCTCTCGGTGCCGGCGGTCGGCTCCGGGGCGGTCGCCGGGTCCGCCTCCGTCGCCGGGTCGAACAGGCTCACGTCGGCCGCGCTCGGTGCGCCCGGTGGCGGTGCGAACAGGCCGGGTGGGGTGGTGCGGGTCGGCGGCTGCGCGGGGATGGCCCGCAGAGCCATCGTGGCCTCGGCGGGGGCGCCCTCTTGTGTCGTCGAGGGTTGGGTGGGGGCGCCCAGCTGTGTCGTCGACGGCTGGGTGGAGGTGTCCTGCTGTGACGGTGAGGACTCGGTGGGGATGCCCTGCTGCCCTGTCGGCGCATCAGCGGGTGCGGCCTGCCGTGCCGACACGGCCTCCGCTGGGATGGCCCGCAGGGCCATCGTGGCCTCCGCGGGGGAGGGGGGCCGTGGCTGCTCACCGGTGGCTCCGGCGGCCCCGGCGGTTCCAGGGGTGGCCCCAGCGGCTCCCGTGACTCCGGAAGCCCCGGTGGCTTGGGCGGCCCTGGCATCTCCGGTGGCTCCAGCAACCCGGGCGTCTCCGACGGATCCGGCGCCCCCGGTGGTCCTGGCGTCTCCAGTGACTCCGGCGGTTCCGGTGGCCCTACCGACCTCGGCGGGTCCAGCGGCCACAGCGGCTCCGGCGGCCCCGATCGCCCCGGAAGCCTCGGTGACTCCGGTGGCTCCAGAGCTCTGAGCGTCTCCGACGGGTCCAGCGACCCCAGCGACCCCGGTGGCCCCGGCGGCTCCTGGGACCCCAACGACCCCGGCGGCTCCAGCGACTCCCATCGCCTCAGCGACCCCGTCGGCCCCTGCGGCCGCGCCGCCCCCAGCCGGGGCGCCCCCCGGCATGGCGGTGCCCCCTGCCGGGGTGCTCCCCGCCAAGGTGCCCCCTGCCGGCGTGCTCCCCGCCGGGGTGCGTCCCGTCGGAACGCCCCCAGTCAGCGCGCCGCTCTCCGTCGGCGTCTCCCCGATGTCCACGTACGGCCGAATCCGCAGCGGATTGAAGTCCTCCGCTGCCGCGGCTTCGGCCGTTCGGGCGTCGCGGAGAGCGTCGGACGCCCGGCTTCCGCAGGCGCAGGACGGGGTGTTGTCCGTGCCCCGGGGCACCCCGCATTCGGGGCAGGCATGCCCCTTCCGCTCTTCCACGCGTCGGTCCCCTCCCGTGCGAACTCCAAGGATTATGCAGATCGTCCACACACCTTCTCCCCGAAGGGCCCCCGGAATGGCGGCTTCCGGCAGGACTCAACAGGCCATAACAGGACACTCCGATGACGATGGAAGATGTCACGAGAGCGTCGGGAGGACTCCATGGCCGGCGATGGGCACGGCAGGACCGGCATGACGGGGACGACGGGCGACGTCCCCGACGGCGACCGGCCGTCGTCGGCCATGCCCGCGTCGCCGAATTCGCCGAAGTTGCCGCAGTCGCCGCCGCCCCCACAAGCCCCCCAGCCCCCGCCCGGCGACCCCGCGGCCCCGCCCGAGCAGGTGTCGGGCAACGTCCTCGTCTCGATCGGCGCGCTGCTCCTCGGCATGCTCCTGGCCGCGCTCGACCAGACCATCGTGTCGACCGCGCTGCCCACCATCGTCAGCGACCTCGGCGGCCTGGAGCATCTGTCCTGGGTGGTCACGGCGTATCTGCTGGCGTCGACCGCCGCGACTCCGCTGTGGGGCAAGCTCGGTGACCAGTACGGGCGCAAGAAGCTCTTCCAGGCCGCGATCGTGATCTTCCTGATCGGTTCCGCGCTGTGCGGCATGGCGCGGAACATGCCCGAGCTGATCGGGTTCCGGGCCTTGCAGGGCCTGGGCGGCGGCGGGCTGATCGTGCTGTCGATGGCGATCGTCGGCGATGTCGTCTCACCCCGCGAACGGGGCCGCTACCAGGGCCTGTTCGGTGCGGTGTTCGGCACGACCAGTGTGCTCGGGCCGCTGCTCGGCGGGCTGTTCACCCAGCACCTGAGCTGGCGCTGGGTGTTCTACGTCAACCTGCCCGTCGGCATGGTCGCCCTCGCCGTGATCGCGGCCGCCCTGCGCATCCCGCACCGGTCGCAGCGGCACGTCATCGACTACCGCGGCACCTTCCTCATCGCCTCGGTCGCCACCTGCCTGGTGCTGGTCGCCTCGCTCGGCGGCACCACCTGGGGCTGGGGTTCGCCGCAGATCATCGGACTGGCGGTGGTGGGCGTCGCACTCGTCCTCGCGTTCCTGGCCGTGGAGGGGAGGGCGGCCGAGCCGGTGCTGCCGCTCAAGCTGTTCCGCATCCGCACGTTCTCCCTCTCCGCGGTCATCAGCTTCATCGTCGGCTTCGCCATGTTCGGCGCGATGACCTACCTGCCGACGTTCCTCCAGGTCGTGCGGGGCATCTCGCCGACGCTGTCCGGTGTGCACATGCTCCCCATGGTGGTGGGCATGCTGTCGGCCTCCACCGGTTCCGGGCAGATCGTCAGCCGCACCGGCCGCTGGAAGGTGTTCCCCGTCGTGGGCACCGCCGTCACCGCGATCGGCCTGCTCCTGCTGCACCAGCTCGACGAGCACAGTTCGACGGCCGTGATGAGTGCCTGCTTCTTCGTCTTCGGCGTGGGCCTCGGTCTGGTCATGCAGGTGCTCGTCCTCATCGTGCAGAACGCCGTCAGCTACGAGGACCTCGGCGTCGCCACCTCCGGCGCCACCTTCTTCCGCTCCATCGGTGCCTCCTTCGGCGTGGCCATCTTCGGCACGGTCTTCGCCAGTCGGCTCGGCGAGAAACTGACCGCCGCCTTCACCGGCGTGCCGCTGCCGCCGGGGGGGTCGGCGAACGCCCTGGAGTCCGATCCGCGCGGCATCGCCGCCCTGCCGGCCACGCTGCGTCCGGCGGCCCTGCACGCGTACGCGTCCGCGATCACCGACGTCTTCCTCTACGCCGCCCCGGTCGCCCTCCTCGGCTTCGTGCTGGCCTGGTTCCTGAAGGAGGACCGGCTGCGCGGCTCGGTCACGGCCCCCGATGTGACGGAGACGTACGCGACCAACCCGGTCGAGCGGTCCTCGTACGACGAGGTGTGCCGGGCGCTGTCCGTGCTGGGCACCCGCGAGGGGCGGCGCGAGGTCTACCGGGAGATCACCGTGCGGGCGGGCTACGACCTCGACCCCGCGGCGAGCTGGCTGCTGCTGCGGATGAAGAAGTACGGCTGGGTGGAGCCCGCCCTGCTGGCCGAGCGCACCACCATCCCACTGGGCGTGATCATCGGGGCCACCCGCCAGGTCGAGGAGCGGCATCTGGGTGAGCGTCGCGGCGTGGACCTCGTACTGACCGAGGGGGGCCTGGAGGCCGCCGAGCGTCTGGCGCACGCCCGGGAGGAGTCGCTCGCCGGGCTGCTCGGCGACTGGTGGGGGCCGGAACGGCCCACCGACCTGGTGCAGCTGGTGAAGGAGCTGACGGGCGAGTTGTGCGGGTCGGACCGGGAGCGGCCGGACCGGGAGCGCCCGGACCGGGAGTGGCCGCACGACGGCCGGATGCCGGCTCCCCGCCCGATGTGAGTCGGCGGCCGGTGACCGCCGGCCCCCTCCGGGGCCGGCAGCCACCGGCCGGGGGTTCTCGGCCGCCGGCCCGGGTGCTCAGTCACTCGGCCTGGGCGCGCGGTCACCGGCCGATGGCGGCAGCCACCGGCCGAGGCTGGCGGCCACCGGCCGGGGGTTCTCGGCTGCCGGCCTGGGCGCACTGCCACCGGCCGAAGCCGGCTGCCACCGGCCGAAGCCGGTGGGGGATGGAGGCTCAGCGCAGCGGTTTGCCGAACCAGTGCTCGGCGTACGGGTCGTCGTTGTGTCGTCCGTTCTCCGTGTAGCCGAGCCGGGCGTACAGGGCGCGGGCCTCCACGAGGTCGCTGCGGGTGTCCAGGATCATCCGCCGGGCGCCGAGCACGCGGGCGGCGTCCTCGGCCGCGGCGACCAGGAGGGCGGCGCCGCCCCTGCCCCGCATCTCCTCGCGCAGGAACACCCGGGTGAGTTCGGCTCGTTCCGCGTCCAGCAGTCGTACGCCCGCGGTGCCGGCCGGGGTGCCGTCGTACCGGGCGATGAGCAACTGCCCGGTGGGTGGGGCGAGTTCGGCGCCCGCGTTGGCGGCGATCTCCCGCTCCAGCTCGGCGGGATCCGTGCGGCGCCCCTCGTGCAGCAGGTACCAGCGGTCGCTGACCTCCGTGTAGTACGCGCGCCACAGTGCCGCGGCCGCGGGGGAGTTGACGGGCTCGGGGGCGATGGTCCAGGTCACGACCGACATTGTGGGGACGCGGAGGGCGACGGGCGCAACCCGTTAAAGCGACTGCCGGACGTCCCGCGGGTCCACGGGACCGGGAGGCCTGCTCGGACGCCAGGACCTACCCGGCCGTCTCCCGCCGCCTCCGCCACTCCTGGACGACCTCCTCGACGTCGTACCGCTTCAGGCCGAGCGGTGGGCCCGGCGGCGGCTTCAGCATCATGTCGAGGATCTTGGTGTTGATGTCCGCGATGACGGCGCGGACGATCCGTTCCGAGGGGGCCGCGAGGGCCGCCGCGAGCGCGTCCTCGGCGTGCTTGCGCAGTGCGAGCGACGGCGGCAGGTAGGACAGGCCCTCACGGGCCATCTTCCGTTTGACCCACCACAGCTCGTCGTACGTCATGTCGTCCGGCAGCGGCTTTCCCGCGCCCGGCAGGCGGTCGAACTCTCCGCGTCCCTGCGCGTCGCGGATCTGCTTGTCGACCCAGGAGCCGAACGCGACACCAGGTGGCTTTCGCTCGGTCATGGGTCCATTGTGCCGGACACGGCAGGGCCGGGCGTTTTATCATGCGGCGGCGGCCAGGCAATCCGGCCACCGCGCGAAGGACGTCTCAGGGGGAACCCACGTGCTCGAACTGACCATGGCCTCCGTCTCCGGGACGGACGCGGGCGCCACGGCCGGGATGCTCATGGCCGACGCTCCCAGCGAGCCGGGTGCCGCGCTGCGGGTGGGCCGGGACCCGGCCGTGTGCCGCCTGGTGACGCCCGACGACTGGCTGTTCGTATCCCGGGTCCACCTGGACTTCCAGTGCGCGGCCGACGGCACCTGGCAGGTCACCTGGCTGCGCGGCTCCCAGCCGGAGCCGTCGTCCGAGGTCCGGCTGACCACGGGTGAGTACGTTCAGCCGCTCGCCTACGGCGGGACCGTCGCGCTGCCCCGGGGCGGATCCGGCGAGATCGTGGTGCAGGACCGTACGAGTCCGCGCAGCGTCAACGTCGGGTTCTTCCACGAGGCATGAGCACCGCGCGGGTGCCGGACGGGCGGCCGGTCACTGCGGCCGGCCATTTCGGCCGCTCACTCCGCCCGGTCATTTCGGCCGCTCACTCCAGCACCCGCGCCAGCGCGAAGCCGTCGTGGCCCTTGGTGCCGACCGTCTGGATCGCCGTGCCGTCCAGCCTGGGGTGCTCGGCGATGAGTTCGAGGGCGGCACGGGTGCCGAGCACGCTCGGGTCGGTGCTGGTGGGGTCGGTGACATGGCCGCCGCGTACGACGTTGTCCAGGACGATCAGGCTGCCGGTGCGGGTCAGGCGCAGCGCCCACTCCACATAGTGGTGGTTGTTGGCCTTGTCGGCGTCGATGAAGACCAGGTCGAAGGGCGGCGGGTTCTCGTCGGCGAGCTGGGGCAGCGACTCCAGGGCCGGGCCCACCCGCACCTCGGCAACCCGGTCCAGGCCGGCGCGCGCGATGTTGCGGCGGGCCACGTCGGCGTGGCGCGGGTCGTACTCGAGGGAGACCAGCCGTCCGTCGGCGGGCAGCGCGCGGGCCAGCCAGATGGTGCTGTAGCCGCCGAGCGTGCCGATCTCCAGGATGGCGTGGGAGCCTTGGACCTGGGCGAGGAGGTGCAGCAGCTTGCCCTGGTTCGCGGTGACGTTGATGCGCGGCAGCCCCTCCGCGTCGCTGTCGCGCAGCGCGGCCTGAAGGGGTTCGTCCTCCGGGGAGAGCAGAGTGGAGAAGTAGGCGTCCACGTCGTCCCACAGCTGCGAGTCGCTCATGCACCAGGCCTTTCGTATGTCTAGTTAGATTCTCTAACTAGCCGGGCTAACGAATATAGCCGGGTGCGGTGGTGCTGTCAGGCAATGTCAGTCGTTCGGGGGCGGCCCGTGGGTCCGGGCGTCCGAGGGCCGTGACGGCCGCGGCCTTCGGAGTGCGACGGCAGCCGCCGGACGCGACAGCGGCCGTCTTCGGGCCGCGACGGCACCGCCGCCCCCCGCAGGAGCCGGGGACGGCGGTGGGAAGTCAGGTGGGCCGGGCGGCCGGAACAGGGGGCTCAAGCCTCCACCGACGGCGCCGAGCCCGGCAGCGGCCGGCCCGCGGACTCCGCCATGAACCAGACCGCCGCGCCGCCGATCAGCGAGGCCGCCATCATGTAGTAGGCGGGCATCATCAGGTTGCCGGTCGCGCCGATCAGGGCGGTGATCACCAGCGGGGTCGTCCCGCCGAACAGCGAGACGGAGATGTTGAAGCCGATCGACAGCGAGCCGTAGCGGACCCGGGTCGGGAACAGCGCGGGCAGCGCGGACGGCATCGCGGCCGTGAAGCAGACCAGGAGCAGGCCCAGGGCGGCCATGCCCAGGCCCACCGCCGCCAGGCTGCCCTGGCGGATCAGGAGCAGTGCCGGGATCGACAGGAACAGGAAGCCCGCACAGCCGGCGGCGATCACCGGACGGCGTCCGACACGGTCGGTCAGCGCGCCCGCGAACGGTTGGACGATCATCATCAGGGCCATCACGCCGAGGACGACGACCAGGCCGTGCGTCTCGTCGTACTTGAGCACGCTGGTCAGATAGCTCGGCATGTACGACAGCAGCATGTAGTCGGTGACGTTGAAGACCAGGACCAGGCCCACGCACAGCAGCAGCGCCTTCCACTGGCCGGCGATCATCTCGCGCAACGGCACCTTCGGGCGGTTCGACTCGCAGGCGGCGGCCTCGGCGGCGAACGCCGGGGTCTCCTCCAGGCGCATCCGCAGGTAGAGGCCGATGATGCCCATGGGGCCCGCGATCAGGAACGGGATCCGCCAGCCCCAGGAGGTCATCTGGTCCGAGGACAGCAGGGCCGTCATCAGGGTGACCAGGCCCGCGCCGCCGATGTAACCGGCCAGGGTGCCGAACTCCAGCCAGCTGCCGAGGAAGCCGCGCCGCTTGTCCGGGGCGAACTCGGCGATGAAGGTGGACGCCCCCGCGTACTCGCCGCCGGTGGAGAATCCCTGCACCAGCCGGGCCGCGAGCAGCAGCAGTGGCGCTCCGACGCCGATCGTCGCGTAGGACGGGATGAGGCCGATCGCGAAGGTGCCCACGGCCATCATGATCATGGTGAAGGCCAGCACCTTCTGGCGGCCGACGCGGTCGCCCAGCGGGCCGAAGACCATGCCGCCGAGCGGGCGGACCAGGAAGGCCGCGGCGAAGGCGCCGAACGTGGAGAGCAACTGCGCCGTAGGGTTGCCCGAGGGGAAGAAGACCTTGCCCAGCGTCACCGCGATGTAGCTGTAGACACCGAAGTCGAACCACTCCATGGCGTTGCCCAGCGCGGCGGCCTTCACGGCGCGCCGGACGAGCGCCGGGTCGGTGACGGTGGTGTGGCGGCTCTTGGTGAGGGAGACGGCCCGGGGCGCGGTGACGGTGACAGCTGACAAGGCTTCGCTCGCCTGCCTTTCGACGGGGACAGGGACCCGACCCGTGCGGCAGCGCTGACGCGGGGGCCGAAAGCAGCCCACCGGGGCAGGCCGAAAATCGACCATACGGTTGCCTGTGTCCGTTACGCACCGTACGCGGCTCAATGCATACTGCACCTAAATGTTCTCTGTACAGGCATTTAGTCCCTGCACGGACCGTGATTCCCGGCACCGCACTGTGATCCTTCTCGCGCCCCGGCCGGGGAACCGAACCGTCCGCGCACTATCGTCATCCTGACAAAAGGCGAGCGGACGCCAGGTGAATCGGGGGTGGCCGCGTCCTTCTCCGGGGGAGGTGCGAGCCTCCCGGGAATGGTGAATGGGTTCCCGGCGCGGGAGCGCGCGGGACATAGGGGCGGGAGGCCGAGGGGGCGTGGCGGATGCGGAGCGCGGTGGGGGGCCGACGGCGGTGTTCGGAACGGCGGCGGACCCGGCCACGGCCCGCCTGCACGCGACCCGCCTGGGCCTGTGGCTGATCGCCGGGATCCTCGCGATACGGCAGGTGGCCGTCGTCCTCAGCACCCCGCGCGGCAGCCGGCTCACCGACCTGGAGACCTGGGTCGGACCGGACGGCGTCCTGCACGTCAAGGGGTCGCTGTACGAGTCGACGCAGTTCACCGGCACCCCGTTCGGCGGCCTTGTGCTCAAGCCGCTGACCAGGGCCGCCGAGCAGGCGCTCGGTTGGGGATGGACCTTCGGCACGCTGCTGCTGGTGGTCGCCCTGGGCCTGATCACCGCCCGCGCCCTGCCCGATCCGGTCGGCCGCCGCACCTCACTGCTGGCCGCGCCCGTCGCGATCAGCCTGCTCATGCTGTCGCTGCCGGTGCGCAACGCGCTCTGGCTCGGCCAGACCAGCATCATCCCGGTCCTGCTCGTGCTGCTCGGCTGCTTCGTCGTGCGCGGGCAGCGGGCCGGCGGCGCGCTGATCGGCCTCGCGGCCGCGCTGCAGCCCACGGTGCTCCTCTTCGCCCCCCTGCTGTGGTTCACCCGGCGCCGGCAGGCCGCCGTCTCCACCGCCGTCACGTTCGCCGCGTGCACCGCGCTCGCCTGGGCCGCGATGCCGCGCGACTCCTTCACCTACTGGGTGCACCACATGGCGGGCGTGGGCCTCGGCGGGCGCGCCGACGCCCTCGCCAACCAGTCCCTGCACGGCGCCCTGCTGCGGCTCGGCCTGACGGGCCCGCTGGAGATAGGCCTGTTCCTGCTGCTGGGCGCGGCGGTCGCGGTGCTCGGCCTGCGCCGGGCCGTGCGCTACGCCCGCGACGGCCAGCTCCTGCTCGCCGTCGCGATCACCGGCTGCGCCGCGATAGCGGTGTCGCCCACCACCTGGCAGCACCAGCTGCTGTGGGTGCTCCTCGCGGTCGTCGGCCGGGTCGGCCGCCGCGCCTCCGACCGGTACGTCTGGCCGGTCGCCGTCATCCTCGTCATGACCCTGTCGGCGAACATGATGCTGCCGCACATCGCGGCCCTGAACCCGCTGCGGGACAACATCGTCCTGCTGGCCGCCCTCGCCGCCGCGACGGCCGTGCCGTTCCTGTCCCGCACCTCGGAGCACTACGCCTCACGCGTCCCGACGGAGTACGCGCCCCCGGTCCCGGCCCGCTTCCGACGGGTCCCCCCGCTCCCCTTCCTGCGCCGGGTGCTCACCCGCCCGAACCTGTTCCTCGAACTGCTCCTCATACGCGTGACCTACGCCGCCTACCAGCAGGTCCGCCTCGCGGCGACGGGCGGCAGCATCTCCGGCGGCCGGGCCCGTGCCGAGCAGCACGGTCACGAGATCCTCTCCCTCGAGCGCTTCCTGCACCTCGACATCGAGCACGCCGTCAACCACGCCGTGGTGAAGATCGGCTGGCTGCGGAACTTCTTCGACTTCTACTACGAGTCCTTCCACTTCGTGGTCCCGCTGACCGTCCTCGGCGTCCTGTGCTGGCGCCGCCCGGTGGACTACCGCTGGGCCCGCACGGCCCTCGGCTTCGCCACCGTCCTGGCCCTGGTCGGCTTCTGGCTGTACCCCCTGGCCCCGCCCCGCCTGATGCCGACCCTCGGCATCATCGACACGGTCCACGGCGTCCAGGACTTCTCCCAGCCGGACTACGGCACCCTGACGTCCCTGACCAACCAGTACGCCGCGATGCCGTCCCTGCACTTCGGCTGGTCGCTGTGGTGCGGCGTGGCCATCGCGGTCGTCGCCCCGAAGTGGTGGATGAAGGCCCTGGGCCTCCTCCACCCCCTCTTCACGGTCTCGGCCATCGTCGCCACCGGCAACCACTGGGTGCTGGACGCGGTGGGCGGCGCGATCGTCGTCGGCGCGGGCTTCGGGCTGACCTACCTGCTGTCCGGCCCGCGCGCGGTCGCCGCGCCCGCCGCACCGGAGAGGCAACCGACAGCCGAACCCGCCCTCCGCTGACGAGCCGCACAACAAGGGGCCCCGTTGCAACGCATCCGGGCCGCCGACCGGATCGTCGCGCCGGCCGATCCGTCCGGCCGGCCGCTCGACCCCTTCCTAGTGCTGTGACCGGAAAGGTTCACCGGCTCGCGGCGCCCGGCACGGCACTCCCCCAGCCTTCGGCCGGGGGTACCCCCACGCCGCGTTGTCGCATCACCCGAGTACATCCGGTATGCGGGCAATGCTCCGCCTTGCGATGCTCCCCCACTGCCTGAACGGCGTGGGAGGTGCCCCCGGCACCGGACGCCGCGAGCTTCCCGGCAAATCTTCCCGGCCACAGCACTAGGGGAAGGGGTCGGGAGGAACCGCGGCGGCACTTCGAGGTCTGCGAGTGCACCCGGGTCCGCCGCGCGCACGTGATCGCCTGCGCCCGCGTGGGGCACTGCGCGCGATGACCTCGGGTTCGACGGCCAGGTCTGGACTGGCGCCCCACCGTCCACCATGCTGACGCATCCATGACATCCACGTCACTCGGGACGGTCACCGTGCGCGGATTCTCCGTCAGGGCCACACTGGCCGCCGTACTCCTGCTGGCGCCCCTGGCGCCCGCCCCCGCGGCCGCCGCGGCGCAGCAGCCCGGCGGCGAGGCCGCGGCGTCCTCCGGAACCGCCGCGGACTGGACGCCGCCGCTCAGCACCCGCGGCCGCTGGATCGTCGACGCGAACGGGAACCGGTTCAAGCTGCGGTCGGGCAACTGGCACGGGGCCAGCGGCACCTGGAACGGCTCGGGGAGCACCGAGGACGACGCCAACCACCACGCGGGGGAGAACTCCGGCCGTGTCCCGCTGGGCCTTGACCGGGCTCCCATGGCCGAGATCGTCTCCGGCTTCCAGGAGATCGGGATCAACAGCATCCGGCTGCCCTTCTCCAACGAGATGATCCACGACGACCGCCCCGTCACGGACCGCGCCGTCGCCGCCAATCCTTCCCTGCGCGGCAGGACACCGCTCCAGGTGTACGACGCGGTGGTGCGCGGGCTCACCGACGCCGGCCTCGCCGTGATCCTCAACAACCACACCAACACGACGCGTTGGTGCTGCGCAGTGGACGGCAACGAGCGCTGGAACGCCGGCCGGTCCACCGAGACCTGGGAGAACGACTGGCTCTTCATGGCCCGCCGCTACCAGGACAACAAGCGCGTCGTCGGCGCCGACCTCTACAACGAGGTGCGCCGCAGCGTCTGGGACGACCCCAACTGGGGCCTCGGCGACGGCCACGACTGGTTCGCCGCCTCGCAGCACGTCGCCGACCGCATCCTCACGGAGGCCGATCCCGACCTCCTGATCGTCGTCGAGGGCATCAACTGGACCGGCATCCCGGTCGACGGCTTCGCGCACGGGCGCCCCACCCTGGAACCCGTACGCCGCCTCTCCCACACGCTCGTCGACTCCGGCAAGCTCGTCTACTCGGCGCACTTCTACGACTACACGGGCCCGAACCACAGCGGCGCCACCGGACTCGGCGAGACCAGCGACCCCCGCTACCGCGACCTCAGCCCCGCCGAACTGACCGACGTGGTCAACCGCCAGGCGCTCTACGTGGCCGCCGAGCAGGACCAGCACTTCACCGCCCCGGTCTGGATCAGCGAGTTCGGCGTCGGCGGCCGCGAGGAGACCGGCGCCGCGCCGCGTGCCTGGTTCGAGAACTTCGTCGACAACCTCGTCCGGGCCGACGCCGACTTCGCGTACTGGCCGCTCGTCGGCTGGCACGAGGACCGCAAGGGCAACGGCTGGGCCCTGCTGCACTGGGACGCGGCCGGTCACCGCATGGGCGTCTACGACGGCGACGACTGGCGGGCCGCCGCCTGGACCCGGCTTGTCCGGGCCCCGGGGCGCACCGGCCCGGTCGCTCCCGTGGCGAGCTGGTCGATGCTCAGCCCCGACCACGGCGACTTCGTCGCCTCACGGCGGATGCGCGCCCTGCCCGACTGGAACCCCGGTGCCCGCAAGGCCGTCTGCCCCGACGGACAGCGCCTCCTCGGCCTCAGCCACACCGGCAACCGCGGTCTGTGCACGGACGTGTCCACCGGCTCCCTGGCGAATCCCTCCGGCACCCACGAGGTGGTCACCGACGAGCGACATGTCGCCCCGGGCCAGGACTGGGCCAGTGGGTACACCAAACTCCAGTGCCCGGAGGGCCAGTTCCTCACCGGTTACAGCGTCCGCGGCTCCGCCGTCTCCGCCGCCCTGTGCACCGCCGCCCCGGCCGGAGCACTCGGCACGAGCGGCCGGACCGTCTGGTTCGACCGGAGCGACAACAGGGGCCCGGCCCCCCGGGGCGGCGACTTCG from Streptomyces sp. 6-11-2 encodes:
- a CDS encoding peptidoglycan-binding protein → MALRAIPAEAVSARQAAPADAPTGQQGIPTESSPSQQDTSTQPSTTQLGAPTQPSTTQEGAPAEATMALRAIPAQPPTRTTPPGLFAPPPGAPSAADVSLFDPATEADPATAPEPTAGTESPKGRAGSHRGGRRTRPVVVLAACAVVATIVAGAGFASGLFSYESPERDHASRQVRESVPDVWVETPTASAPTAAAPSYASSAPTTASEPPSPGANASPSASASESGTGTAEPSPSGSQEGNAPGTGSEPDGPTQTATTMRASAPAAPAPVLRRGDQGSEVTELQTRLAQLFLYPGKADGVFGRRLEKSVRAYQWSRGITDDELGVYGPATRARLESETTAP
- a CDS encoding MDR family MFS transporter gives rise to the protein MTGTTGDVPDGDRPSSAMPASPNSPKLPQSPPPPQAPQPPPGDPAAPPEQVSGNVLVSIGALLLGMLLAALDQTIVSTALPTIVSDLGGLEHLSWVVTAYLLASTAATPLWGKLGDQYGRKKLFQAAIVIFLIGSALCGMARNMPELIGFRALQGLGGGGLIVLSMAIVGDVVSPRERGRYQGLFGAVFGTTSVLGPLLGGLFTQHLSWRWVFYVNLPVGMVALAVIAAALRIPHRSQRHVIDYRGTFLIASVATCLVLVASLGGTTWGWGSPQIIGLAVVGVALVLAFLAVEGRAAEPVLPLKLFRIRTFSLSAVISFIVGFAMFGAMTYLPTFLQVVRGISPTLSGVHMLPMVVGMLSASTGSGQIVSRTGRWKVFPVVGTAVTAIGLLLLHQLDEHSSTAVMSACFFVFGVGLGLVMQVLVLIVQNAVSYEDLGVATSGATFFRSIGASFGVAIFGTVFASRLGEKLTAAFTGVPLPPGGSANALESDPRGIAALPATLRPAALHAYASAITDVFLYAAPVALLGFVLAWFLKEDRLRGSVTAPDVTETYATNPVERSSYDEVCRALSVLGTREGRREVYREITVRAGYDLDPAASWLLLRMKKYGWVEPALLAERTTIPLGVIIGATRQVEERHLGERRGVDLVLTEGGLEAAERLAHAREESLAGLLGDWWGPERPTDLVQLVKELTGELCGSDRERPDRERPDREWPHDGRMPAPRPM
- a CDS encoding GNAT family N-acetyltransferase, with the protein product MSVVTWTIAPEPVNSPAAAALWRAYYTEVSDRWYLLHEGRRTDPAELEREIAANAGAELAPPTGQLLIARYDGTPAGTAGVRLLDAERAELTRVFLREEMRGRGGAALLVAAAEDAARVLGARRMILDTRSDLVEARALYARLGYTENGRHNDDPYAEHWFGKPLR
- a CDS encoding DUF1992 domain-containing protein; its protein translation is MTERKPPGVAFGSWVDKQIRDAQGRGEFDRLPGAGKPLPDDMTYDELWWVKRKMAREGLSYLPPSLALRKHAEDALAAALAAPSERIVRAVIADINTKILDMMLKPPPGPPLGLKRYDVEEVVQEWRRRRETAG
- a CDS encoding FHA domain-containing protein: MLELTMASVSGTDAGATAGMLMADAPSEPGAALRVGRDPAVCRLVTPDDWLFVSRVHLDFQCAADGTWQVTWLRGSQPEPSSEVRLTTGEYVQPLAYGGTVALPRGGSGEIVVQDRTSPRSVNVGFFHEA
- a CDS encoding O-methyltransferase encodes the protein MSDSQLWDDVDAYFSTLLSPEDEPLQAALRDSDAEGLPRINVTANQGKLLHLLAQVQGSHAILEIGTLGGYSTIWLARALPADGRLVSLEYDPRHADVARRNIARAGLDRVAEVRVGPALESLPQLADENPPPFDLVFIDADKANNHHYVEWALRLTRTGSLIVLDNVVRGGHVTDPTSTDPSVLGTRAALELIAEHPRLDGTAIQTVGTKGHDGFALARVLE
- a CDS encoding MFS transporter: MSAVTVTAPRAVSLTKSRHTTVTDPALVRRAVKAAALGNAMEWFDFGVYSYIAVTLGKVFFPSGNPTAQLLSTFGAFAAAFLVRPLGGMVFGPLGDRVGRQKVLAFTMIMMAVGTFAIGLIPSYATIGVGAPLLLLAARLVQGFSTGGEYAGASTFIAEFAPDKRRGFLGSWLEFGTLAGYIGGAGLVTLMTALLSSDQMTSWGWRIPFLIAGPMGIIGLYLRMRLEETPAFAAEAAACESNRPKVPLREMIAGQWKALLLCVGLVLVFNVTDYMLLSYMPSYLTSVLKYDETHGLVVVLGVMALMMIVQPFAGALTDRVGRRPVIAAGCAGFLFLSIPALLLIRQGSLAAVGLGMAALGLLLVCFTAAMPSALPALFPTRVRYGSLSIGFNISVSLFGGTTPLVITALIGATGNLMMPAYYMMAASLIGGAAVWFMAESAGRPLPGSAPSVEA